In Arthrobacter citreus, a single genomic region encodes these proteins:
- a CDS encoding alanine:cation symporter family protein, giving the protein MTELVTVINDYLWAKLIVILLVAIGLFLTAYLGFIQFKFFPEMVRLLADGRNKDKSKKTVSSLQAFMIGMAARIGTGNIAGVATAVALGGPGAVFWMWLMALIGSASAFVESTLAQLYKVKDGSSWRGGPAYYMEKALGNRKLGVIFSILITLSFGLIFNAVQANTIAASINNEFGVNTKTTAIVLGIITALIIFGGVHSVAKFSTVLVPIKAGVYIILAIWVMISNFDILPNVFGAIFSEGIFTFKQMFGGVMGAAVLHGIRRGLFSNEAGMGSAPNAAATADVTHPVKQGFIQALGVIVDTFIICSSTAMIVLVSGVYKTTELTGIPLTQESLRASLGDFAATFVSISVFLFALSTIMGNYYYGESNISFMKHSKKSIYLYRFAVIGMVLFGALYNAELIWSLADIFMGLMVIVNLYAITRLAKVVKALLKDYISQKKQGLDPVFYADQIDNIPGRDQLEAWIDEKKDVKKQVGK; this is encoded by the coding sequence ATGACAGAATTGGTTACAGTAATCAACGACTATCTATGGGCTAAATTAATTGTCATTTTATTAGTTGCAATTGGTCTATTTTTAACAGCGTATTTAGGATTTATTCAGTTTAAATTCTTCCCTGAAATGGTTCGATTATTAGCTGATGGCCGAAACAAAGACAAAAGTAAAAAAACGGTATCTTCATTACAAGCATTTATGATCGGAATGGCTGCACGTATTGGGACAGGTAATATTGCGGGTGTTGCAACTGCAGTAGCATTAGGTGGACCAGGCGCAGTATTTTGGATGTGGTTAATGGCATTAATTGGTTCAGCTTCAGCATTTGTAGAAAGTACATTAGCTCAGCTTTATAAAGTGAAAGACGGTTCTTCATGGCGCGGCGGGCCTGCTTATTATATGGAAAAAGCTTTAGGTAATCGAAAGCTTGGTGTTATTTTTAGTATTTTGATTACGTTATCTTTTGGTCTTATCTTTAATGCAGTACAAGCAAACACGATTGCTGCTTCTATTAATAATGAATTCGGCGTAAATACAAAAACTACAGCAATTGTATTAGGGATTATTACAGCTTTAATTATTTTTGGTGGCGTACATTCAGTTGCAAAATTCTCAACTGTTTTAGTTCCAATTAAAGCTGGTGTATATATCATTTTAGCTATATGGGTAATGATTTCGAATTTTGATATTTTACCAAACGTTTTCGGCGCAATATTCTCTGAAGGTATTTTTACGTTTAAACAAATGTTTGGTGGTGTAATGGGTGCCGCAGTTCTTCACGGGATTCGTCGTGGATTATTCTCAAACGAAGCCGGAATGGGTTCTGCTCCAAACGCAGCAGCAACTGCTGATGTAACTCACCCTGTAAAACAAGGATTTATTCAAGCTTTAGGTGTAATTGTTGATACATTTATCATCTGTTCATCTACAGCAATGATCGTATTAGTTTCAGGCGTATATAAAACAACTGAACTTACTGGTATACCTTTAACACAGGAATCTTTACGCGCAAGTCTTGGAGACTTCGCTGCCACATTCGTCTCAATTTCAGTATTCCTATTCGCATTAAGTACAATTATGGGTAACTATTACTACGGTGAATCAAATATTAGCTTCATGAAGCATTCAAAAAAATCAATTTATCTATACCGTTTTGCAGTAATTGGAATGGTATTATTCGGAGCACTATATAACGCTGAATTAATTTGGTCTTTAGCAGATATCTTCATGGGATTAATGGTAATCGTTAATCTTTACGCAATTACACGTTTAGCTAAAGTAGTAAAAGCTTTATTAAAAGATTATATCTCACAAAAGAAACAAGGTTTGGATCCTGTTTTCTATGCTGATCAGATTGATAATATACCTGGCCGTGATCAGTTAGAGGCTTGGATTGATGAGAAGAAGGATGTTAAGAAGCAGGTTGGAAAATAA
- a CDS encoding ABC transporter permease, whose amino-acid sequence MAALILRRLFQLFLLLLGISFLVFASMHLAPGDPAAVIGGPTATKADLNAIRESLGLNDPFFVQYWHYLSGVLHGNFGYSFQTKQSVAEAISIRFPNTLSLAIASMVVAVIIGVVTGIISALKQNSWMDVSSTIIALAGISVPNFWLGAILILIFGVNLQILPVGGLDSPIWTIAGLKQIILPAIALGTASAAMIARMSRSSMLEVIRADYIRTARAKGVKEKSIVWIHALKNSMIPVITVIGLNFGFLLGGTIITEQVFAINGVGRLMIDAIASRDFPMVQGAVLLVATLFVIVNLFVDILYVFIDPRISYD is encoded by the coding sequence ATGGCAGCACTCATATTGAGAAGATTGTTCCAATTATTTTTACTTTTACTAGGTATCTCTTTTTTAGTCTTTGCTTCGATGCATTTAGCACCTGGTGATCCAGCTGCAGTCATTGGAGGACCTACAGCAACAAAGGCTGATCTTAATGCCATTAGAGAAAGCTTGGGACTGAATGATCCTTTCTTTGTCCAATATTGGCATTATTTATCAGGTGTATTACATGGGAATTTTGGATATTCATTTCAAACGAAACAGTCGGTTGCAGAGGCAATTTCAATTCGTTTTCCCAATACATTAAGTTTAGCAATCGCGAGTATGGTTGTTGCGGTAATAATCGGAGTTGTAACTGGCATTATTTCTGCACTTAAGCAAAACTCGTGGATGGATGTATCAAGTACAATTATTGCACTTGCAGGTATATCAGTACCTAACTTTTGGCTAGGGGCGATCCTAATTCTCATATTTGGGGTTAACTTACAAATATTGCCTGTTGGGGGATTAGATTCACCAATTTGGACAATAGCTGGGCTGAAGCAAATTATTTTACCAGCCATCGCGTTAGGGACAGCTTCAGCTGCTATGATTGCAAGAATGAGCCGTTCTTCTATGCTTGAAGTAATTCGAGCGGATTACATACGAACTGCTAGAGCAAAAGGTGTAAAAGAAAAATCGATTGTTTGGATTCATGCATTAAAGAATTCGATGATTCCAGTCATTACTGTAATTGGATTAAACTTCGGATTTCTTCTTGGAGGAACAATTATTACTGAACAAGTATTTGCGATTAACGGCGTTGGCAGATTGATGATTGATGCAATTGCATCTAGAGATTTTCCAATGGTTCAAGGGGCAGTATTACTAGTGGCAACTCTATTTGTAATCGTAAATTTATTTGTTGATATTTTATACGTATTTATAGATCCAAGAATTAGCTACGATTAA
- a CDS encoding TetR/AcrR family transcriptional regulator: MNKGERTKHHILEKSIQLFAKNGYDGTTINQIAKESKISEATIYKYFKSKLDVLITCVKPDIQDVWMEEDFSNYSIEDLLRLYVEKRIKWVEKNRNQIEILISETLRHPELSEIFFQQIYRKTPIEEEIEARMLTKQTNLHLEIPILSLSMITTIISILNLQKSVMGKDPMHITDDAINKMVQLILFGLIGNKSPE; the protein is encoded by the coding sequence GTGAATAAGGGTGAAAGAACAAAGCATCATATATTAGAAAAATCTATACAGCTTTTTGCGAAGAACGGTTATGATGGAACGACAATTAATCAAATTGCAAAGGAAAGTAAGATTTCTGAAGCAACGATTTATAAGTATTTTAAAAGTAAATTAGATGTATTAATTACTTGTGTAAAGCCTGATATTCAAGACGTTTGGATGGAAGAGGATTTTAGTAACTATTCGATTGAAGATTTGCTTAGATTATATGTAGAGAAACGAATTAAATGGGTAGAAAAGAATCGGAATCAAATTGAAATTTTGATAAGCGAAACTTTACGCCATCCTGAGTTATCAGAAATTTTCTTTCAACAAATATATCGCAAAACACCAATTGAAGAAGAAATTGAAGCTAGAATGCTCACAAAACAAACGAACTTGCATTTAGAAATTCCTATACTAAGCTTAAGTATGATTACGACAATCATATCGATTCTAAATCTGCAAAAGAGTGTAATGGGAAAAGATCCAATGCATATAACAGATGATGCTATCAATAAAATGGTGCAATTAATTTTATTTGGTTTAATAGGAAATAAAAGTCCTGAATAA
- a CDS encoding SDR family oxidoreductase, with translation MRLQNKVAVVTGAGSGMGKAIAVLYAKEGAKVVVSDINVDAAKATVEEIKSNDGDAIAVMANVSLENDVQNLIDSAVNTFGTLDILVNNAGIMDNFEPAGDIEDEKWERVFAVNTTSVMRSTRKALPIFLEKESGVIINIASAGGLQGARAGAAYTASKHAVVGFTKNTGFMYAKNGIRCNAIAPGGVETNIGSSMTNINEFGMGRIQVGLGVNPRVGRPEEIAEIALFLASDESSFVNGTVITGDAGWTAY, from the coding sequence GTGAGACTTCAAAATAAAGTAGCTGTAGTAACTGGTGCAGGTTCAGGTATGGGGAAAGCAATCGCTGTCCTTTATGCAAAGGAAGGTGCAAAAGTAGTAGTATCTGATATTAATGTAGATGCTGCTAAAGCAACCGTTGAAGAAATAAAATCAAACGATGGTGATGCAATAGCTGTAATGGCAAACGTTTCGCTCGAAAATGATGTTCAAAACTTAATCGATTCTGCCGTTAATACTTTTGGCACATTAGATATTCTAGTTAATAATGCAGGAATAATGGATAACTTTGAACCTGCAGGTGATATTGAAGATGAAAAATGGGAAAGAGTTTTTGCAGTAAACACAACAAGTGTCATGCGCTCAACTAGAAAAGCCTTACCGATCTTTTTAGAAAAAGAGTCTGGAGTTATTATTAACATAGCTTCCGCTGGCGGATTACAAGGTGCTAGAGCAGGAGCAGCATACACAGCTTCTAAGCATGCTGTTGTTGGATTTACAAAGAATACTGGATTCATGTACGCAAAGAATGGAATCCGTTGTAACGCAATTGCCCCTGGTGGTGTAGAAACAAATATCGGCTCATCAATGACAAATATCAACGAGTTTGGTATGGGACGAATTCAAGTAGGATTAGGAGTAAACCCTCGAGTAGGTAGACCAGAAGAGATTGCAGAAATCGCTTTATTCCTTGCTTCAGATGAATCGAGTTTTGTGAATGGTACTGTTATTACTGGTGATGCAGGTTGGACTGCATATTAA
- a CDS encoding Lrp/AsnC family transcriptional regulator produces the protein MKLTEVDKRILEMLTKNGRMSYADIGKELNLSRVSIRERVNQLIKNEVIERFSVVINSEKVGKGVSAFFEVDCEPAFLVDVAEALVDNPVVASCYQMTGPSTLHMHVLVDDFVRLEQFINNELYALEGITRVESHILLRRFKSRNGLKL, from the coding sequence ATGAAATTAACTGAGGTTGATAAAAGAATTTTAGAGATGCTCACTAAAAATGGTCGGATGTCTTACGCCGATATTGGAAAAGAACTGAACTTATCAAGAGTTTCGATTCGTGAGCGTGTGAATCAATTAATAAAAAACGAGGTTATAGAGAGATTCTCGGTAGTTATTAATTCAGAAAAAGTAGGAAAAGGAGTATCTGCTTTCTTTGAGGTTGATTGTGAACCAGCTTTCTTAGTAGATGTAGCTGAAGCACTCGTAGATAATCCTGTTGTAGCTAGTTGTTATCAAATGACGGGTCCAAGTACTTTACATATGCATGTATTAGTCGATGATTTTGTCAGATTAGAGCAATTTATAAATAATGAACTATATGCTTTAGAAGGTATTACGAGAGTAGAAAGTCATATACTGTTACGAAGATTTAAAAGTAGAAATGGACTAAAGTTATAG
- a CDS encoding glutathione ABC transporter substrate-binding protein, with protein sequence MKKWMFIVFSAILLLAGCSSKTTGSNSANVSQELTYASTSDVVGLSPILTNDSVSANVISQVYETLFKRDPKTMEIEPLLAESYTNPDNKTWDITLKKGIKFQDGTDFNAEAVKYTFDKFRDPKTAAPRASLLEPIQSINVVDDYKLEIKTKYPYGPLLAALAHSAASIVSPTADKNGDLMKKPVGTGPFKFVSWTPGDQIVLEANKDYWNGAPKLKKVTFKVVPEVSTAISMLQTGKVQFIDAIPAEQIKRLESIKKVKVTKAEGTPVYYLGFNMKKAPMNNFTFRQAVAYGLDRKAYINQLNGLGIEGNSVIGPKVFGYDQSEEEAGYSYDVEKAKKLIKDNGFEGKEVKMLVPNRDMYMKMAEIAQAQMTEIGLKVKLETMEWGTFLDASTKGQYDVTFLGWANSTGDGSELLYPNFHSDNIGISNRISYSNPQFDKLVNESRQTIDPDVRKEKLKEADDLLVKDAPVIVMNQGVVTSAVDQTVKGLVIDPTGQWSLYNVHRE encoded by the coding sequence ATGAAAAAGTGGATGTTTATCGTATTTAGTGCAATTCTTTTACTTGCTGGATGTTCTAGTAAAACGACTGGATCAAATAGCGCCAATGTTTCTCAAGAACTTACTTATGCTTCAACATCAGATGTAGTTGGTTTATCACCAATTTTAACAAATGACTCAGTTTCGGCTAATGTGATCAGTCAGGTTTATGAAACTTTATTTAAACGAGATCCAAAAACAATGGAAATTGAACCACTTTTAGCAGAGTCATATACAAATCCAGACAATAAAACTTGGGATATTACGCTTAAAAAAGGAATTAAGTTTCAAGATGGAACAGATTTCAACGCAGAAGCAGTAAAGTACACATTCGATAAATTCCGTGACCCAAAAACGGCTGCTCCACGTGCATCTTTATTAGAACCAATCCAATCAATTAATGTTGTTGATGATTACAAATTAGAAATTAAAACGAAATATCCATACGGACCTCTTTTAGCGGCACTTGCTCACTCAGCTGCTTCAATTGTAAGTCCAACAGCAGATAAAAATGGAGATTTAATGAAAAAACCTGTAGGTACTGGGCCATTTAAGTTTGTTAGCTGGACACCTGGTGACCAAATCGTTCTTGAAGCGAATAAAGATTATTGGAATGGTGCACCTAAACTGAAAAAAGTTACGTTTAAAGTCGTTCCTGAAGTATCTACAGCGATCTCAATGCTACAAACTGGAAAAGTACAATTTATTGATGCAATACCAGCAGAGCAAATTAAACGTCTAGAATCAATTAAAAAAGTAAAAGTTACAAAAGCAGAAGGAACTCCTGTTTATTATTTAGGATTTAATATGAAAAAAGCACCAATGAATAACTTCACATTCCGTCAAGCAGTTGCTTATGGATTAGATCGTAAAGCATATATTAATCAATTAAACGGATTAGGTATTGAAGGGAATAGTGTAATTGGTCCAAAAGTTTTCGGATATGACCAATCTGAAGAAGAAGCAGGCTATTCTTATGATGTAGAAAAAGCTAAGAAACTGATTAAAGATAATGGATTTGAAGGAAAAGAAGTAAAAATGTTAGTTCCAAACAGAGATATGTATATGAAAATGGCTGAAATTGCTCAAGCTCAAATGACTGAAATTGGCTTAAAAGTTAAGCTTGAAACGATGGAATGGGGGACGTTCCTTGATGCATCAACGAAAGGTCAATACGATGTAACGTTCTTAGGATGGGCAAATAGTACAGGAGATGGTAGTGAATTATTATATCCAAACTTCCACTCTGACAATATTGGAATATCTAACCGAATTTCATATAGTAATCCCCAGTTTGATAAGTTAGTGAATGAATCTCGTCAAACGATTGACCCAGATGTTCGAAAAGAAAAACTAAAAGAAGCGGATGATTTATTAGTAAAGGATGCTCCGGTCATCGTTATGAATCAAGGTGTAGTAACATCAGCAGTTGATCAAACGGTGAAAGGTTTAGTAATTGACCCTACTGGACAATGGTCTTTATATAACGTACACAGAGAGTAG
- a CDS encoding ABC transporter permease, whose protein sequence is MNNIGAKQVSSKKKEKFIVQTFKRLVKNRLAVFGLIIIILQILMAVFAPLITIHDPIKQHLSSTELPVFSSGHWLGTDNYGRDMWSRIVYGSRVSLLVGFSAVILGLIGGITIGMLAGYYSKLDGLLMRIVDLLFAFPGILLAMLIIAILGTSLVNVAVAISIWAIPSCARIVRGSVLSIKKQEYIQAMRTLGASDLRIMVKHILPNCMAPIIVFGTMKMATAILATASLSYLGLGAQPPTAEWGSMISQGQDYMFSSPHMTIVPGIAIMLIVFSFNVVGDGLRDALDPNMNINN, encoded by the coding sequence ATTAATAATATAGGTGCAAAACAAGTTAGTTCTAAAAAGAAAGAAAAATTTATTGTTCAAACGTTTAAACGACTAGTAAAAAATCGATTAGCCGTTTTTGGATTAATTATTATTATTTTACAAATTTTAATGGCAGTGTTCGCTCCATTAATCACGATTCACGATCCAATTAAACAACATTTATCATCAACGGAGCTACCAGTATTCTCAAGTGGACATTGGTTAGGGACTGATAATTATGGACGTGATATGTGGAGTCGAATTGTATACGGATCACGAGTATCACTTCTTGTTGGGTTTAGCGCAGTAATTCTTGGCTTAATCGGCGGAATTACAATCGGTATGCTAGCAGGATATTACTCAAAACTAGATGGCTTGCTAATGAGAATTGTCGATTTACTCTTTGCTTTCCCAGGAATATTATTAGCTATGCTAATTATCGCCATACTTGGGACTAGCCTTGTAAATGTTGCAGTTGCGATTAGTATATGGGCAATACCTTCATGTGCGAGAATCGTTCGTGGTTCTGTATTATCAATAAAAAAGCAAGAATACATACAAGCAATGAGGACTTTAGGAGCTAGTGATTTACGCATTATGGTGAAACATATTTTACCAAACTGCATGGCACCAATAATTGTTTTTGGCACAATGAAGATGGCCACGGCTATTTTAGCAACGGCATCACTTAGTTATTTAGGCCTTGGAGCTCAACCGCCAACAGCAGAATGGGGATCAATGATTTCGCAAGGGCAAGATTATATGTTTTCTTCACCACATATGACAATCGTACCGGGTATCGCGATTATGTTGATCGTTTTCTCTTTTAATGTCGTAGGTGATGGGTTAAGAGATGCTTTAGATCCAAATATGAATATAAACAATTAA
- a CDS encoding YhgE/Pip domain-containing protein, whose protein sequence is MFKQEWKNIFKKPMTIATIIAIGLVPMLYSLIFLSAYWNPYNKTEKLSVAVINNDKGTEFNDKKLNVGKDFVDGLKDNKSFKWKVTSKKQAMDGLNDEKYYLVIEIPSNFSKNAATLLNEKPQKMKLNYYTNAGKNYVGAQIGTNAMKEVNANISKEITEQYAKSVFDNFKDIGDGMTKATDGAGKINDGASKITDGTDVLNKNLKKLNDSMLTFENGSSKLKNGATQLSDGIKQSNDGANKLNTGLNSLLEGTGTLKAGSSELNNGLSQLVDGGTKIEAGSSKLESGSSQLNAGLKQSYEGSSQLQKNEASFNENLGATNNALKSIVSGLQDGSLSKEDLQKLQAISNSLNQLSQGSNQIKAGIDQVAAAQGQLYEGSNNLLAGQKELNSNLNLFNSKLQQASNGANQLAGGSNDLYNGTKQLSEGSSLLSSGLGKLNTGGDQLVQGIDQLNDGSKQLSDGINKLYNGSGDLLKGATDLSKGTTELHKSLKDGGDEVNKVKTSDETDQFFAQPTELVAHKINNVKEYGVGLTPYILSIGLFAGGLMFTSVYPMRKNSITPTTGIAWFFSKYSVLIFVGIMQSIVADIVLIYGMGLDVKNVGLFVLFTMITSLTFFSLIQFLTVTLGNIGQYFVFVMMLLQIGGTSGTFPISLTPTFFQTIHPYLPMTYAIKGFRELISSSVSKGFVWNQVYYLCGFAVLFIILTNVTFAVRVKSSKKKQLSEIEA, encoded by the coding sequence GTGTTTAAACAAGAATGGAAAAATATTTTTAAGAAGCCAATGACTATAGCAACAATCATTGCAATTGGACTTGTACCGATGCTTTACTCATTAATTTTCTTATCTGCTTACTGGAATCCTTATAACAAAACAGAAAAACTTTCTGTCGCAGTTATTAATAATGATAAAGGTACTGAGTTTAATGATAAAAAGCTTAATGTAGGGAAGGATTTTGTCGATGGTTTGAAAGATAATAAATCTTTTAAATGGAAAGTGACAAGTAAAAAACAGGCAATGGATGGACTAAACGATGAAAAATATTATTTAGTCATCGAAATCCCTTCTAATTTTTCTAAAAATGCAGCTACATTATTAAACGAAAAACCGCAAAAAATGAAGTTGAATTATTACACGAATGCGGGCAAAAACTATGTTGGTGCTCAAATTGGTACGAATGCAATGAAAGAAGTAAATGCTAATATCTCTAAAGAAATTACAGAGCAATATGCTAAATCTGTCTTTGATAACTTCAAGGATATTGGCGACGGAATGACAAAGGCAACTGATGGTGCAGGCAAAATCAATGATGGTGCTTCAAAAATAACAGATGGAACAGATGTCTTAAATAAAAATTTAAAAAAATTAAATGATAGCATGCTAACATTTGAAAACGGAAGTAGTAAGCTTAAAAATGGCGCAACACAACTTTCAGATGGGATTAAACAATCAAATGATGGAGCAAATAAATTAAACACTGGTTTAAACTCTCTTTTAGAAGGTACTGGCACATTGAAAGCCGGTTCTAGTGAATTAAATAATGGTCTGTCACAACTAGTTGATGGTGGGACTAAAATTGAAGCAGGGTCTTCTAAGTTGGAATCTGGAAGTAGTCAATTAAATGCTGGATTAAAACAATCTTATGAGGGCTCAAGCCAACTGCAAAAAAATGAGGCCAGCTTTAATGAGAATCTAGGTGCAACAAATAACGCATTAAAATCAATTGTTAGTGGATTGCAAGATGGCTCATTAAGTAAGGAAGACTTACAAAAATTACAAGCAATCTCAAACAGCTTAAATCAGCTTTCACAAGGAAGTAACCAAATTAAAGCTGGTATCGATCAAGTTGCTGCAGCACAGGGGCAATTATATGAAGGCTCAAATAATCTACTTGCAGGACAAAAAGAGCTAAATTCAAATTTAAATTTATTTAATAGTAAATTGCAACAAGCTTCTAACGGAGCGAATCAATTAGCCGGGGGAAGTAATGATTTATACAATGGTACAAAACAATTAAGTGAAGGAAGCTCATTACTTTCATCAGGTTTAGGTAAGTTAAATACAGGTGGAGACCAACTAGTTCAAGGTATTGATCAACTAAATGATGGTTCTAAACAACTATCTGATGGAATAAATAAACTATATAATGGGTCTGGAGACTTATTAAAAGGTGCAACTGATTTATCAAAAGGAACGACTGAACTTCATAAATCATTAAAGGATGGTGGAGATGAAGTAAACAAAGTTAAAACAAGTGATGAAACCGATCAGTTCTTTGCACAACCGACAGAGTTAGTTGCTCATAAAATAAATAATGTAAAAGAGTATGGTGTTGGATTAACGCCTTATATTTTATCAATTGGATTATTTGCAGGTGGATTAATGTTCACTTCAGTTTATCCAATGAGAAAGAACTCAATCACTCCGACAACTGGTATAGCTTGGTTCTTTAGTAAATATAGCGTTCTAATCTTTGTGGGGATTATGCAATCGATTGTAGCAGACATCGTTTTAATTTACGGTATGGGTCTTGATGTGAAAAACGTAGGATTATTCGTTCTGTTTACAATGATCACTAGCTTAACATTCTTCTCATTAATTCAATTCTTAACTGTTACATTAGGGAATATAGGACAATATTTTGTGTTTGTAATGATGTTATTACAAATTGGAGGAACTTCAGGTACTTTCCCAATTTCATTAACACCGACATTCTTCCAAACGATTCATCCATATTTACCGATGACATACGCGATAAAAGGATTTAGAGAATTAATCTCTAGTTCTGTCAGCAAAGGATTTGTATGGAATCAAGTCTACTATTTATGCGGATTTGCAGTGCTATTTATCATCCTAACAAATGTAACATTTGCAGTTAGGGTTAAATCATCAAAGAAAAAACAACTAAGTGAAATCGAAGCATAA